One Sphingomonas limnosediminicola DNA segment encodes these proteins:
- a CDS encoding 5-(carboxyamino)imidazole ribonucleotide synthase, translated as MTIPPGSTIGIIGGGQLGRMLSVAAAQLGYKCHIFDPHDAPCATDVAAHFTRAAFNDREAIERFGQSVDVVTYEFENLAVEPLQGLGDKLRPGAKSLAVAQDRGSEKSFIEKCGGRVASWREVLSLEEVHAAVGELGLPIVLKTRRYGYDGKGQAWIRAVDEAEEAWKSISEEPAVAESGVDFAAEFSVIIARWQDGRYAFWDSAENEHRDGILRRSTVPSSETVALQIAEAREAALQIAEALGHIGVLTVEFFASENGPVVNEIAPRVHNSGHWTIEGAITSQFEQHIRAICDLPPGATDLSGSGAVMDNLIGGDLDRWPQLVAEEGAHVHIYGKGEARPGRKMGHVTLVRR; from the coding sequence CCCGCATGACGCGCCCTGTGCGACCGACGTCGCGGCGCACTTCACCCGCGCCGCCTTCAACGACCGGGAGGCGATTGAGCGCTTCGGGCAGAGCGTCGACGTCGTCACCTACGAATTCGAAAACCTCGCCGTGGAGCCGTTGCAAGGCCTCGGCGACAAGCTGCGGCCCGGAGCCAAGTCGCTTGCTGTGGCGCAGGACCGCGGATCCGAAAAGAGCTTCATCGAGAAGTGTGGGGGGCGCGTCGCGTCGTGGCGCGAGGTCTTGTCACTAGAAGAAGTCCACGCGGCGGTTGGTGAGCTCGGCTTGCCGATTGTCCTCAAGACCCGCCGTTACGGATATGACGGCAAGGGGCAGGCATGGATCCGTGCGGTCGACGAAGCCGAAGAAGCCTGGAAATCGATCAGCGAAGAGCCCGCGGTGGCCGAATCCGGCGTCGATTTCGCGGCCGAATTCTCCGTCATCATCGCCCGCTGGCAAGATGGGCGATACGCGTTCTGGGATTCGGCGGAGAACGAGCATCGCGACGGTATTCTGCGCCGTTCCACCGTCCCAAGCAGCGAAACGGTCGCGCTCCAAATTGCCGAGGCGCGCGAGGCTGCGCTGCAGATCGCCGAAGCGCTTGGCCACATCGGCGTGCTCACGGTGGAATTCTTCGCCAGCGAAAACGGACCGGTGGTCAACGAGATCGCTCCGCGCGTTCACAACAGCGGCCATTGGACGATCGAAGGTGCGATCACCTCACAATTCGAGCAGCATATCCGCGCGATCTGCGACCTTCCGCCAGGCGCGACGGATCTCTCCGGCAGCGGCGCAGTAATGGACAACCTTATCGGCGGCGACCTCGACCGCTGGCCGCAACTGGTCGCGGAAGAAGGCGCGCACGTCCATATCTACGGCAAGGGCGAAGCGCGACCCGGCCGAAAGATGGGCCACGTCACCCTCGTCCGCCGCTAA
- a CDS encoding class I SAM-dependent methyltransferase — protein sequence MGSFASIRKGDHADAWTAFWDEQSPDSRCLQGASPAVRQALSNHWQAFAAKLPLAATVLDIGCGKGAAARSLASARGDIRVVGIDTARVQGSPHPQIEIWGETRAEELPRADASLDAAISQFGFEYSNVPIATKELARVLRPGARMSLVVHHSASVIVRRERAHGEALDELGSARAQRAFLARNIPCLVRIRDSFPDDQTVMFAANCLASRSMGTDDQRRQIWSAVMDALAPDRTLSAALEGSCVAPAAIDDWLEPLREQFRLAQPELLLAAGEVLAWRIEGVRV from the coding sequence ATGGGAAGTTTCGCCAGCATCAGGAAGGGCGACCACGCCGACGCCTGGACGGCATTCTGGGACGAGCAAAGTCCGGATTCGCGCTGCCTGCAGGGTGCGTCTCCCGCCGTCCGGCAAGCCCTCAGCAATCATTGGCAGGCTTTTGCGGCCAAGCTTCCCCTTGCCGCGACGGTCCTGGACATCGGCTGCGGCAAAGGTGCCGCGGCGCGCAGCCTAGCCAGCGCCCGCGGCGATATTCGGGTGGTGGGGATCGACACCGCGCGCGTGCAAGGATCGCCGCATCCCCAGATCGAGATTTGGGGCGAAACGCGTGCCGAAGAGCTCCCGCGCGCGGACGCGAGCCTGGACGCGGCGATCAGCCAGTTCGGCTTCGAATACAGCAACGTCCCGATCGCCACGAAGGAACTCGCCCGCGTTCTTCGCCCCGGCGCGCGCATGTCGTTAGTCGTGCACCATTCGGCGAGCGTCATCGTCCGCCGCGAGCGAGCGCATGGCGAAGCGCTGGACGAGCTTGGCAGCGCGCGAGCCCAGCGTGCGTTCCTGGCCCGCAACATTCCGTGCCTGGTCCGTATTCGCGATAGCTTCCCGGACGACCAGACCGTCATGTTCGCGGCCAATTGCCTGGCGTCCCGTTCAATGGGGACGGACGACCAGCGCCGTCAGATATGGAGCGCGGTGATGGATGCACTCGCGCCTGACAGGACGCTGTCGGCGGCGCTCGAGGGAAGTTGCGTTGCTCCGGCGGCGATTGACGATTGGCTGGAGCCGCTGCGCGAGCAATTCAGGCTTGCGCAGCCGGAATTGCTGCTCGCTGCGGGCGAAGTACTGGCGTGGAGGATCGAAGGGGTGCGCGTTTAG
- a CDS encoding sensor histidine kinase, which produces MKSLAVDPAVHVADKFALDDSARGLRTRRTRALLWLTLIFWGSNLVLLTLGTALSRNPHLLELTGMRVVATVAGLGLCFLIHLLLRRPGLSTTRKRLIALVIVAPIAAETFAWTSFFAEASVEPALRSVQITGSAVIRTISFWTWFFLAWSGLYLAVTYSFDLREEQQRSADLREREHVAQLRALHSQINPHFLFNSLNSVSALILDRKVEQAEEMVGKLARFLRLGLAADPTEKIALAAEIGLQRAYLEIEQLRYSDLRIDISVPDALEGARVPALILQPIVENAVKYGVAGAPPPATIAIDASAEGSQLILKVRDSGKGGGKTGTGIGLANIRQRLQLIYGAENADLHAGPVADSGFEVALTLPLELA; this is translated from the coding sequence ATGAAAAGCCTGGCTGTCGATCCTGCTGTTCACGTGGCCGACAAGTTCGCGCTCGACGATAGCGCGCGTGGTCTCAGGACGCGGCGCACACGTGCCTTGCTGTGGCTGACGCTGATCTTCTGGGGCTCGAATCTTGTTCTACTGACGCTCGGCACCGCATTGTCCCGCAACCCGCATTTGCTCGAGCTAACGGGAATGCGGGTCGTCGCGACCGTCGCCGGCCTCGGTCTGTGCTTCCTTATCCACCTGCTGTTGCGGCGTCCCGGCCTGTCGACGACGCGCAAGCGGCTGATCGCCCTTGTCATCGTCGCGCCAATCGCCGCGGAAACGTTCGCCTGGACCAGCTTTTTCGCCGAAGCGTCCGTGGAGCCGGCCCTGCGAAGCGTTCAGATCACCGGCAGCGCAGTCATCCGCACCATCTCCTTCTGGACCTGGTTCTTCCTCGCCTGGTCTGGTCTCTACCTCGCCGTGACCTACAGCTTCGACCTTCGCGAGGAGCAGCAGCGATCCGCCGACCTTCGCGAGCGCGAGCATGTCGCGCAGCTCCGCGCGCTGCACAGCCAGATCAACCCGCACTTCCTATTCAACAGCCTGAACTCGGTGTCCGCGCTGATCCTCGACCGCAAGGTCGAACAGGCCGAGGAAATGGTCGGAAAGCTTGCGCGCTTCCTGCGCCTCGGCCTCGCCGCCGATCCCACCGAGAAGATCGCGCTCGCCGCGGAGATCGGGCTGCAGCGCGCCTATCTGGAGATCGAGCAACTCCGATACTCGGACCTCCGCATCGATATCAGTGTGCCGGATGCACTCGAGGGCGCGCGCGTCCCCGCGCTGATACTGCAGCCAATCGTCGAGAACGCGGTGAAATATGGCGTCGCCGGAGCACCGCCGCCGGCGACCATCGCGATCGACGCTAGCGCTGAAGGCTCACAGTTAATCCTGAAGGTGCGCGACAGCGGCAAGGGCGGCGGCAAGACCGGCACGGGGATTGGCCTCGCCAACATTCGCCAACGTCTCCAGCTCATCTACGGCGCGGAGAACGCGGATCTGCACGCTGGTCCCGTCGCAGACAGCGGTTTCGAGGTCGCGCTTACCCTGCCGCTGGAGCTTGCGTGA
- a CDS encoding LytTR family DNA-binding domain-containing protein, producing the protein MSPLRVLSVDDETLALRRLSLLLRAIPNIDHVGEAGGCAEALTKIDLLSPDVVLLDVKMRDGNGFEVVEAISRRANPPAVIFVTAFENFAVRAFDSAIADYLLKPVERARLSQALARAGQQLRATDAEQRVAELQEIIRNLRSGAESGDSPFDTEFWLKSSAGIVRVPVDAIDFVSSEDDYVAIHTATGSHLMRGSIRRFEDRIEPDLFVRIHRRWLVRKSAIAEVRKAKLGSAEVVLRNGKRLPAGRVYVKQLRQLIEGSAARN; encoded by the coding sequence GTGAGCCCGCTGCGCGTTCTCAGCGTCGACGACGAGACTCTCGCGCTTCGCCGGCTCAGCCTCTTGCTGCGCGCCATCCCCAACATCGACCATGTCGGCGAAGCTGGCGGCTGTGCCGAGGCGCTTACAAAGATCGATCTGCTCAGCCCCGACGTCGTCCTGCTCGACGTGAAGATGCGCGACGGCAACGGGTTCGAGGTGGTCGAGGCGATCAGCCGCCGCGCCAATCCGCCGGCCGTCATCTTCGTCACCGCCTTCGAGAATTTCGCGGTCCGCGCCTTCGACAGCGCGATCGCCGACTATTTGCTGAAACCCGTCGAGCGCGCGCGCCTGTCGCAAGCGCTCGCCCGCGCCGGGCAGCAACTCCGCGCCACCGATGCCGAACAGCGCGTCGCCGAGCTTCAGGAGATCATCCGCAACCTCCGCTCCGGCGCGGAGAGCGGCGACAGTCCCTTCGACACCGAATTCTGGCTCAAGAGCTCGGCAGGCATCGTTCGCGTACCGGTCGACGCCATCGATTTCGTAAGCAGCGAAGACGATTATGTCGCGATCCATACGGCGACTGGATCGCACCTCATGCGCGGATCGATCCGCCGGTTCGAGGATCGCATCGAGCCCGACCTTTTCGTCCGCATCCATCGCCGCTGGCTCGTCCGCAAGTCAGCCATCGCCGAGGTGCGCAAGGCGAAGCTCGGCAGCGCCGAGGTCGTGCTTCGCAACGGCAAGCGACTCCCTGCCGGCCGCGTCTACGTAAAGCAGCTGCGCCAGCTGATCGAAGGCAGCGCCGCCCGCAACTGA
- a CDS encoding pitrilysin family protein, translated as MHGFGRVALLVAATSLTAPALSAPTLAPGKSVPIPTLVRQVSIPHSSFKLANGLTVIVHEDHKAPVVSVAVWYNVGSKDEPKGKTGFAHLFEHLMFNGSENLPGDYFTYLQQVGATDYNGTTSYDRTNYFESVPTGALERALFMESDRMGHLLGAVTQGVIDNQRGVVQNEKRQGDSRPGGLVQYELFGKLFPPGHPYHHTTIGSMADLDAASLEDVKQWFRDRYGPNNAVLVLAGDVTEAQARPLVEKYFGAIPAGPVNHPAMASVPRLTKPVSVAMKDHVAMTIIQRYWPVPGLLDKQLAALDIGASVLGGLASSRLDKMLVRNEKIAVAVSASLSPLQRAGMFNVSAYVTPGVDPAKVSKRLDQIMADYIAKGPTKDEVQRAVMSEVSGRIRGLEKVGGFSGKGQTLAEGQVYAGDSDFYKKTLATYAAITPEAVRTAMQQWLRRPALTITLAPGERPAYDEAKTAEVKPAPKEAGVVKGNRQIPPVGQLAALDFPPIVHTQLSNGMPVVYAQRTTVPVTQISMSFDAGSASDSPQQRGLASMAMDLLDEGTSKLTSQEVAETEERLGADVSATNAGDRSYVMLNALTPNLAPSLDLMDDVVKDAAFRDDDIARLRTQWLTGIAQEQKDPTRVANRLLPTVLYGANHPYGGPPGDPKAIEKFSRADFVNFEQRWLRPDAAKIFIVSDKPLAEVQPLLEARFGKWAPPATPKGVKTFIATPARATAPKILLIDRPGSPQSSIVGGQLLPIDPRADVVPFDTANDVLGGTFLSRLNMDLRETKGWSYGVSGDSSVVEHAVPYVVSAPVQADRTGEALAAMNADIVSFLTTKGITEEERDRTIANNINRLPGQFETAGSLLSAMMSMDVLKRPDNYYETLAARYRAQTVASLDQAARAALDPKGFTWIVVGDAAKIRPQLDKLGMPIEVVEAP; from the coding sequence ATGCACGGATTTGGACGCGTCGCCCTGCTGGTCGCGGCGACATCGCTGACCGCCCCTGCCCTGTCGGCCCCAACTCTTGCACCGGGGAAGTCGGTCCCGATCCCGACCCTCGTCCGTCAGGTCTCGATTCCGCATTCCAGCTTCAAGCTGGCGAACGGCCTCACTGTCATCGTCCATGAAGACCATAAGGCGCCCGTCGTCTCGGTCGCCGTTTGGTATAATGTCGGGTCGAAGGACGAGCCCAAGGGCAAGACCGGCTTCGCTCATCTGTTCGAGCATCTGATGTTCAACGGCAGCGAGAATCTGCCGGGCGACTATTTCACCTATCTGCAGCAGGTCGGCGCCACGGATTACAACGGCACCACCTCCTACGACCGCACCAACTATTTTGAATCGGTCCCCACCGGGGCGCTCGAGCGCGCGCTGTTCATGGAAAGCGACCGCATGGGCCATTTGCTCGGCGCGGTGACGCAGGGCGTGATCGATAACCAGCGCGGCGTCGTGCAGAATGAGAAGCGCCAAGGCGACAGCCGCCCGGGCGGGCTCGTGCAGTACGAATTGTTCGGAAAGCTCTTCCCGCCCGGACACCCCTATCACCACACAACCATCGGCTCGATGGCCGACCTCGACGCGGCGAGCCTTGAGGACGTGAAGCAGTGGTTCCGCGACCGCTACGGACCCAACAACGCGGTGCTGGTGCTTGCGGGCGACGTCACCGAGGCGCAAGCGCGGCCGCTGGTCGAGAAATATTTCGGCGCGATCCCCGCTGGGCCGGTCAATCACCCGGCGATGGCAAGCGTCCCCCGGCTGACCAAGCCGGTGTCGGTCGCGATGAAGGACCATGTCGCGATGACAATCATCCAGCGCTACTGGCCGGTGCCGGGCTTGCTGGACAAGCAACTGGCCGCGCTCGACATCGGTGCGTCGGTGCTTGGCGGACTTGCCAGCTCGCGCCTCGACAAGATGCTGGTGCGCAACGAGAAGATCGCCGTTGCGGTCAGCGCAAGCCTGTCGCCGCTTCAGCGCGCGGGCATGTTCAACGTCAGCGCCTATGTGACGCCCGGCGTCGATCCCGCAAAGGTGTCGAAGCGGCTCGACCAGATCATGGCCGATTATATCGCAAAGGGGCCGACGAAGGACGAAGTCCAGCGCGCGGTAATGAGCGAAGTGTCGGGCCGTATTCGCGGGCTCGAGAAGGTCGGCGGTTTCTCGGGCAAGGGCCAAACGCTCGCCGAGGGACAGGTCTACGCGGGCGACAGCGACTTCTACAAGAAGACGCTTGCTACCTATGCCGCGATCACGCCGGAGGCAGTGCGGACGGCGATGCAGCAATGGCTGCGGCGGCCCGCACTGACAATCACGCTCGCGCCCGGTGAGCGGCCTGCCTACGACGAAGCCAAGACGGCCGAGGTCAAGCCGGCGCCGAAGGAAGCGGGCGTCGTGAAGGGTAATCGCCAGATCCCGCCGGTCGGCCAGCTTGCCGCCCTCGACTTCCCGCCGATCGTTCATACGCAACTGTCGAACGGGATGCCGGTCGTCTACGCGCAGCGCACGACGGTTCCGGTGACCCAGATTTCGATGTCGTTCGATGCCGGGTCGGCGTCGGACTCGCCTCAACAGCGCGGGCTCGCGTCGATGGCGATGGACCTGCTCGACGAAGGAACGTCGAAGCTGACTTCGCAGGAAGTGGCAGAGACGGAAGAGCGGCTGGGCGCCGATGTCAGCGCGACCAATGCTGGAGACCGGTCGTACGTCATGCTGAATGCGCTGACGCCAAACCTCGCGCCGTCGCTCGACCTGATGGACGATGTCGTGAAGGACGCGGCATTCCGCGATGACGACATCGCCCGGCTTCGCACGCAGTGGCTGACCGGCATCGCGCAGGAGCAGAAGGACCCGACGCGCGTCGCCAACCGGCTGCTGCCGACGGTGCTTTATGGCGCCAACCACCCTTACGGCGGTCCGCCGGGCGACCCCAAGGCGATCGAGAAGTTCAGCCGGGCGGACTTCGTCAACTTCGAGCAGCGCTGGCTGCGTCCCGACGCGGCGAAGATCTTCATCGTGTCCGACAAGCCGCTTGCCGAAGTTCAGCCTCTGCTCGAGGCCCGTTTCGGCAAATGGGCCCCACCCGCCACGCCGAAGGGTGTGAAGACCTTCATCGCCACACCTGCGCGCGCGACGGCGCCGAAGATCCTGCTGATCGACCGTCCGGGTTCGCCGCAGTCGAGTATCGTCGGCGGACAGTTGCTGCCGATCGATCCGCGGGCGGACGTCGTGCCGTTCGATACCGCCAACGACGTGCTCGGCGGCACATTCCTGTCACGCCTCAACATGGACCTTCGCGAGACCAAGGGATGGTCATACGGCGTCAGCGGCGACTCCTCGGTCGTCGAGCATGCCGTGCCTTATGTCGTGTCGGCGCCGGTTCAGGCGGATCGTACCGGCGAGGCGCTTGCCGCGATGAATGCCGACATCGTCTCGTTCCTGACGACTAAGGGTATTACCGAGGAGGAGCGCGACCGCACCATCGCCAACAACATCAACCGCCTGCCTGGCCAGTTCGAGACCGCCGGTTCCTTGCTGAGCGCGATGATGAGCATGGATGTGCTGAAGCGACCCGATAATTATTACGAGACGCTCGCTGCGCGTTATCGCGCGCAGACCGTCGCTTCGCTCGACCAGGCCGCGCGCGCTGCACTCGACCCAAAGGGCTTCACGTGGATCGTCGTCGGCGACGCGGCCAAGATCCGGCCGCAGCTCGACAAGCTCGGCATGCCCATCGAGGTGGTGGAAGCGCCCTAA
- a CDS encoding PEPxxWA-CTERM sorting domain-containing protein, which translates to MKSVRTHRRKAVVGRKPILRGRRPLVMTTAGALLLAFGSALSLATFARVDLADAATDRAKSFMEMLSDRSPGERTQAQLTKTKHHRVLAERETPEVPKVLSAVLATPAPPPIVQAAMAPVPTPELLAFAAPPIGLPILSTPGGNVIVPGGGGCCGGGTVTPPDTPPEKPPVIPAVPEPGTWLTMLFGFGFIGWASRRTRSRAAQFATS; encoded by the coding sequence ATGAAGAGCGTGAGGACGCACAGGCGAAAGGCAGTAGTCGGCCGAAAGCCGATCCTGCGCGGCCGTCGTCCGCTCGTGATGACGACTGCCGGCGCGTTATTGCTCGCTTTCGGATCCGCGCTGTCGCTGGCCACTTTCGCCCGCGTCGATCTCGCCGACGCGGCGACCGATCGCGCGAAGAGCTTCATGGAAATGCTGAGCGACCGTTCGCCGGGGGAACGCACGCAAGCGCAACTGACCAAGACAAAGCATCACCGTGTCCTCGCCGAGCGTGAGACGCCCGAGGTTCCCAAGGTGCTGTCGGCCGTCCTCGCGACGCCCGCGCCGCCGCCGATCGTGCAGGCGGCGATGGCACCGGTGCCAACTCCAGAACTGCTGGCGTTTGCGGCTCCGCCGATCGGGCTGCCGATCCTGTCGACGCCCGGCGGCAACGTCATCGTCCCTGGCGGCGGCGGTTGCTGCGGAGGCGGCACCGTGACCCCGCCGGACACACCTCCAGAGAAGCCGCCCGTGATCCCCGCAGTTCCCGAGCCGGGCACATGGCTGACCATGCTGTTCGGCTTCGGCTTCATCGGCTGGGCATCGCGCCGCACTCGGTCGCGCGCGGCCCAGTTCGCGACGAGCTAA
- a CDS encoding L,D-transpeptidase family protein: MRLEAVLIAVLGLAGGGAAAISLPQALKPAMPVHAAVTAPALMPGRVVVTPADLHQAMASGLLDRPVKTMLDVRSPLTYGEFRWDEKGVPAGPTWVRIDLKSQIISVFRSGHEIGTAVILYGAESKETPVGKFPIQAKLKDHHSATYDQAPMPYTLRLTGDGVSIHGSNVRWGYATHGCIGVPLAFAAKLFSVVKAGDDVVILPGKAPAKV, translated from the coding sequence ATGCGCTTAGAGGCAGTCCTCATCGCCGTCCTCGGCTTAGCCGGCGGCGGCGCGGCCGCAATTTCGCTGCCTCAGGCGCTGAAGCCAGCCATGCCCGTCCATGCTGCTGTTACCGCGCCCGCGCTGATGCCCGGGCGCGTTGTTGTAACGCCGGCCGATCTGCATCAGGCGATGGCCTCGGGTCTGCTCGATCGCCCGGTCAAGACAATGCTCGATGTCCGCTCCCCGCTGACCTACGGCGAGTTCCGCTGGGACGAGAAAGGCGTGCCTGCCGGCCCGACCTGGGTGCGCATCGACCTCAAATCGCAAATCATCTCCGTCTTCCGTTCAGGGCATGAAATCGGTACAGCCGTCATCCTCTACGGCGCGGAATCGAAGGAGACGCCGGTCGGCAAGTTCCCGATCCAGGCGAAGCTGAAGGACCATCATTCGGCGACATACGACCAGGCGCCGATGCCCTACACCTTGCGCCTGACCGGCGACGGCGTCTCGATCCACGGCAGCAACGTCCGCTGGGGCTATGCTACCCACGGCTGCATTGGCGTCCCACTCGCCTTCGCGGCGAAGCTCTTCAGCGTGGTGAAGGCCGGTGACGATGTCGTGATCCTTCCCGGCAAGGCGCCGGCGAAGGTGTAG
- a CDS encoding PilZ domain-containing protein, which translates to MDWSNQFEKQAEADSSEGAAPDRRSHRAPVLLAGTVEVLRRRKQVKIRNFSEDGALIEGDCLPKEGTMTRFERNDLKLSAQVVWVQGRYAGLKFERPLGPEEVLRYVPAPRAKMESSYKRPGLACRPLSSYERKMIESWMVTAPMVPD; encoded by the coding sequence ATGGATTGGAGCAATCAGTTCGAGAAGCAGGCGGAAGCCGACAGCAGCGAGGGCGCCGCGCCCGATCGCCGCTCGCACCGCGCGCCGGTTCTCCTTGCTGGAACGGTCGAGGTGCTTCGCCGCCGGAAGCAGGTGAAGATCCGCAACTTCTCTGAAGATGGCGCCCTGATCGAGGGCGATTGCCTGCCGAAGGAAGGCACGATGACGCGGTTCGAACGCAACGACCTGAAGCTGTCGGCCCAAGTCGTTTGGGTCCAGGGCCGCTATGCCGGGCTGAAGTTCGAGCGTCCGCTGGGTCCCGAGGAAGTGCTTCGCTACGTCCCCGCGCCGCGGGCCAAGATGGAATCAAGCTACAAGCGGCCCGGCCTCGCCTGCCGGCCGCTGTCGTCTTACGAACGCAAGATGATCGAGAGCTGGATGGTCACGGCGCCGATGGTGCCGGACTGA
- a CDS encoding PilZ domain-containing protein — protein MNIRAKIFGGSPLVEDPILGTKKPKGAKAGNLDSVEMPREAGHRINSRGEDRHRVIDKSARVTHKNKSREVQLVNVSGGGAMISTTVKLVPWDRLELHLGPNGTIECSVLWVKDGRAGLEFAHETHLDCSANEQAQVLREVIKQNFPEVQYRACEKQDEVKPAETIDDQRSDRRHPLIWSGTLHYDYESTPVRLRNISQMGATIETSLKIEPGAEPLLDLGEAGTVFGVVAWSIGDQVGLTFKEPFDLSALAKSRPRVAPSKWQPPSHILKSMRAGAPEPDRWDRLSLNELNDELEGFLKH, from the coding sequence ATGAATATTCGTGCGAAGATTTTCGGCGGCTCGCCGCTTGTAGAAGACCCGATTTTGGGGACCAAGAAGCCCAAGGGCGCCAAGGCCGGCAATCTGGACAGCGTGGAGATGCCGCGTGAGGCGGGTCATCGCATCAACTCGCGCGGCGAAGACCGCCATCGCGTTATCGACAAGAGCGCGCGTGTCACGCACAAGAACAAGTCGCGCGAGGTCCAGTTGGTCAACGTTTCAGGCGGCGGCGCGATGATCTCTACGACCGTCAAGCTGGTGCCGTGGGACCGGCTGGAACTGCACCTGGGACCGAACGGTACGATCGAATGTTCGGTGCTGTGGGTGAAAGACGGACGCGCAGGCCTCGAATTCGCGCATGAAACTCACCTCGATTGCTCGGCCAACGAGCAGGCACAGGTTCTCCGCGAAGTGATCAAGCAGAACTTCCCCGAAGTTCAATACCGGGCGTGCGAAAAGCAGGACGAGGTCAAACCCGCTGAGACGATCGACGACCAGCGCAGCGACCGCCGCCATCCGCTGATCTGGTCGGGTACGCTCCACTACGATTACGAAAGCACGCCGGTCAGGCTACGCAATATTTCGCAAATGGGCGCTACGATCGAAACGTCGCTGAAGATCGAGCCGGGCGCGGAGCCTTTGCTCGACCTTGGTGAAGCCGGCACCGTGTTCGGCGTCGTCGCATGGTCGATCGGCGACCAGGTCGGCCTGACTTTCAAAGAGCCGTTCGACCTGTCGGCGCTCGCCAAGTCGCGGCCGCGCGTTGCGCCGTCCAAATGGCAGCCGCCGTCGCATATTCTGAAGAGCATGCGCGCTGGCGCGCCCGAACCCGACCGCTGGGATCGTTTGTCGCTCAACGAGCTCAATGACGAGCTCGAAGGCTTCCTCAAGCACTAG
- a CDS encoding alpha/beta fold hydrolase, with amino-acid sequence MIRRVGMFEIAGQAMDRRLFVVAAATAVSTGAIGRTVTVSPALPAALKQVKAGDLDVAFGDAGPTDGRPVVLLHGWPYDIHSFDEVVPLLTMQGFRVIVPYLRGYGPTRFLSAETMRNGQPAALASDLVALLDALKLQRAILGGFDWGARTADIVAAVWPERVAGLVAVSGYLIGSQDAGKQPLPPKAELQWWYQFYFATERGRLGYEQNRRAFSKLIWTLASPQWRFDDATFDRSAAAFDNPDHVAVVIHNYRWRLGLADGERRFDEIESRLATSPTIGVPAITMEGDANGAPHPAPEVYRAKFTGRYEHRTVTGGIGHNLPQEAPRDFAKAIVDVANA; translated from the coding sequence GTGATCCGTCGTGTCGGAATGTTCGAAATTGCGGGGCAGGCAATGGATCGAAGACTGTTCGTTGTCGCCGCCGCAACGGCGGTTAGCACTGGCGCAATCGGTCGAACGGTGACTGTATCCCCCGCCCTACCGGCCGCGCTGAAACAGGTGAAAGCCGGCGACCTCGACGTCGCTTTCGGGGACGCCGGCCCGACTGACGGCCGACCAGTCGTGCTGCTTCATGGCTGGCCGTACGACATCCACAGCTTCGACGAGGTGGTGCCGCTGCTGACAATGCAGGGGTTCAGAGTGATCGTGCCCTATTTGCGCGGATACGGCCCGACGCGATTCCTATCGGCGGAGACCATGCGTAACGGACAGCCGGCTGCGCTGGCGAGCGATCTCGTGGCGCTGCTGGACGCATTGAAGCTGCAGCGCGCGATTCTGGGTGGGTTCGATTGGGGCGCGCGTACGGCGGACATTGTTGCGGCTGTGTGGCCGGAGCGCGTAGCGGGACTGGTGGCGGTCAGCGGTTATCTGATCGGGAGCCAGGACGCGGGCAAGCAGCCGCTGCCGCCGAAGGCCGAGCTGCAATGGTGGTATCAATTCTACTTCGCGACCGAGCGCGGGCGGCTCGGCTATGAGCAGAACCGGCGCGCTTTCTCGAAGCTGATATGGACGCTGGCATCCCCGCAATGGCGGTTCGACGACGCCACATTCGATCGTTCGGCGGCGGCGTTCGACAACCCGGACCACGTCGCAGTCGTCATCCATAATTACCGTTGGCGGCTTGGCCTTGCAGATGGCGAGCGCCGGTTCGACGAGATCGAGAGCAGACTTGCGACCTCGCCGACCATCGGCGTGCCTGCAATCACCATGGAAGGCGATGCCAATGGCGCGCCGCATCCTGCACCCGAGGTATATCGCGCGAAGTTCACGGGTAGGTACGAACACCGGACGGTGACGGGCGGCATCGGACATAATCTTCCGCAGGAAGCGCCGCGCGATTTCGCGAAGGCGATCGTCGACGTGGCTAACGCCTGA